The following are from one region of the Salicibibacter kimchii genome:
- a CDS encoding VLRF1 family aeRF1-type release factor: protein MALDEEFNTLKSKKDDLGILTIYLNTDLSEHDEWKIRLKNGIKRLEEYAEKSDEKESKKALQNLLREANAYIYDQQKNMQKSLVLFASADGDIWTATTLQVPVESSFHWDTQADTAQLEELQEKYPATGIIVTQQRDVTLIDVALGEVRDEKKFSWDLEKEDWIDYDDQSSPPSAADTSIDDFQRRFEENQHRWYKNLAPVLTNELKNRGLNGSYFVGSKESVSELTQHISDSYINGKIAKNLGSKPAHEIIDQVYGSDIR from the coding sequence ATGGCATTAGACGAAGAATTTAATACACTCAAAAGTAAAAAGGATGATCTTGGCATTCTGACGATTTACTTAAACACGGATCTAAGTGAACACGATGAATGGAAGATTCGCCTTAAAAATGGAATCAAACGTCTGGAAGAGTACGCGGAAAAAAGCGATGAAAAGGAAAGCAAAAAAGCCTTACAAAATCTTTTGCGAGAGGCGAATGCTTATATTTATGACCAGCAAAAAAACATGCAAAAAAGCCTCGTTCTTTTTGCTTCCGCCGATGGGGATATCTGGACGGCAACAACACTTCAAGTTCCCGTTGAAAGCTCATTCCATTGGGATACGCAGGCGGACACAGCCCAGTTGGAAGAACTGCAGGAAAAGTACCCGGCCACGGGGATCATCGTCACGCAACAACGGGACGTTACGCTTATTGACGTCGCGCTTGGGGAAGTACGCGATGAGAAAAAATTCAGCTGGGATTTAGAAAAAGAGGATTGGATAGATTACGATGACCAATCTTCGCCACCGTCAGCGGCAGATACAAGCATTGATGATTTTCAACGCCGCTTTGAAGAAAACCAGCATCGCTGGTATAAAAATCTTGCCCCTGTATTAACAAATGAACTGAAAAACAGGGGTTTAAATGGTTCTTATTTTGTCGGGAGCAAAGAGTCGGTGTCCGAGCTTACCCAGCATATAAGCGATTCGTATATAAACGGAAAAATTGCGAAAAATTTGGGCTCCAAGCCAGCCCATGAAATCATCGATCAAGTGTATGGATCGGATATCCGTTAA
- a CDS encoding MDR family MFS transporter: MNDTELPDTKSVSKWGVLIAALLGGFMVILNNSLMNVALPYFMELFQITAVEGQWIVTAFALGMAIVMPLTSYLSKRFGPKKIFLIGTSIFFVGSLAGPFSWNFMSIIVFRLLQGFGGGLIMPLTMMLIFKHFPKNERGLALGIWGVAAMVAPTIGPTLGGILLEFFSWEMLFYINVPTAFIAAGAALYFLQKDSEPTMLRFDWPGFLFVSFGLVTVMIGIDLLQSRPGELWVYGLIAAGLAGLVLFMWQELRSDEPLLNIRILKNNVFSGSLIVISFSVMAMFSVLLLVPILIQDIYGYSPLYAGFVLFPQAISMGIAMTIGGRVLDKKGPYIVIMFGVVTTTIATFAIGFSIGQVGIVMLIIFLIFQGIGNGLINTPASTAGLNALKEEHVPAGSAFNNVSRQLMKVICVVFLSIFFEYRRGAHLVGNEWTTAGEQAVRDSYLLVASLLVASILLVFYLRKRW, translated from the coding sequence ATGAACGATACAGAACTTCCGGATACAAAAAGCGTTAGTAAATGGGGCGTGCTTATCGCTGCTTTGCTCGGCGGTTTTATGGTTATTTTAAATAATAGCCTGATGAATGTTGCTCTTCCATACTTTATGGAGTTGTTTCAAATTACCGCTGTCGAAGGGCAGTGGATTGTTACTGCCTTTGCGCTCGGAATGGCAATTGTGATGCCGCTTACAAGTTACCTAAGTAAACGTTTCGGTCCTAAAAAAATCTTTTTAATCGGTACGTCTATTTTTTTTGTCGGTTCTTTAGCCGGCCCTTTTTCTTGGAATTTTATGAGCATCATTGTCTTCCGATTGCTTCAAGGCTTCGGGGGCGGATTAATTATGCCGCTTACGATGATGCTCATCTTCAAGCACTTTCCGAAAAATGAGCGCGGGCTCGCGTTGGGCATTTGGGGAGTAGCAGCCATGGTGGCCCCGACCATTGGTCCTACCCTTGGCGGTATTCTTTTGGAGTTCTTTTCCTGGGAAATGTTATTTTATATTAATGTTCCCACAGCGTTTATCGCTGCCGGTGCTGCCCTTTATTTTTTACAAAAAGATTCAGAGCCGACGATGCTTCGTTTTGATTGGCCCGGGTTCCTATTTGTCAGTTTTGGTCTCGTCACCGTCATGATCGGTATCGACCTCTTGCAATCCCGGCCCGGCGAGCTATGGGTATATGGCCTAATTGCTGCCGGCTTGGCCGGGCTTGTGTTGTTCATGTGGCAAGAGCTGAGAAGTGACGAACCGCTTTTGAATATACGTATTTTAAAAAATAACGTCTTTAGCGGAAGTTTGATTGTCATTAGTTTCAGCGTGATGGCCATGTTTTCTGTTCTGTTGCTTGTTCCTATCCTTATCCAGGATATTTACGGCTATTCGCCCCTTTACGCAGGCTTTGTCCTCTTTCCGCAAGCGATATCCATGGGCATCGCGATGACGATCGGAGGCCGGGTCCTTGATAAAAAAGGGCCTTACATCGTCATCATGTTCGGTGTGGTGACAACAACCATTGCCACCTTTGCCATCGGGTTCTCCATCGGGCAAGTGGGAATCGTTATGCTTATCATTTTCTTGATTTTCCAGGGGATTGGGAACGGATTGATCAATACGCCCGCTTCCACCGCAGGATTAAACGCTTTAAAAGAAGAGCATGTTCCTGCCGGATCGGCATTTAACAACGTTTCCCGGCAATTAATGAAGGTGATCTGCGTCGTATTTTTATCGATCTTTTTTGAATATCGCAGGGGGGCGCATTTAGTCGGAAACGAATGGACAACGGCAGGGGAGCAGGCGGTTCGGGATTCCTACTTGCTTGTCGCCTCCTTGCTTGTTGCCTCCATCCTGCTCGTCTTTTACTTGCGAAAACGGTGGTAA
- the ligD gene encoding DNA ligase D, producing MSFMLAFSREELPEGKQWHYELKYDGYRAQLVWDGSTCSLFSRNHNHLEKQFPEIMDTCCRHFPKKTVHLDGEIVLLQNPGLADFHALKRRHRLRSQTSIHAESYKRPACFLVFDILVSDDRDMKNESYLKRKQELKRIIGNFDLPTNPTPQDTRRIQSIPTYKDAETIRDQAKLYRSEGIVAKTSAHSYTEKRSEAWLKIKTPYVLTCFILSYTPANGYFEVGVFKEGEAVTLGQCAHGFSKTEKETLATIIKNNGSWNTSRRLYDIEPSIVVTLTFTTYSQDFREPRFQSFALDTPADQCTWETWENAMLKWPKRVTLTHPDKPLWKDPKILKREFLGFTRAVAPYALPHLAKRLLTVVRYPHGKYGEAFFQKQCPEYAPAYVETEAFEDTDYVVSNHVDTLLWLANQLAIEWHIPFSLSSSRYVEEIVLDLDPPDTEAFSLAIEGANVLKKIFDQLGLTSFVKFSGNKGLQVYLPLLKNRYTYEDTHPFTEAIGAYCLQQRPDLFTRERLKKKRGRKLYIDIPQHAFGKTIIAPYSLRGNEEALVACPLFWEEVSSSLHRTAFTLHGVQQRLQEEGCPFDPFMDTQNQLPNFRPH from the coding sequence ATGTCATTCATGTTAGCGTTCAGCCGGGAAGAACTTCCCGAAGGAAAGCAATGGCATTATGAATTAAAATACGACGGCTACCGTGCACAGCTGGTTTGGGATGGCTCGACATGCTCCTTGTTCAGCCGCAACCACAATCATTTGGAAAAACAATTTCCCGAAATAATGGACACTTGCTGCCGGCATTTCCCAAAGAAAACCGTGCATCTCGACGGGGAAATCGTTCTTTTGCAAAACCCGGGGCTTGCAGATTTTCATGCCCTTAAACGTCGGCATCGCCTTCGTTCACAAACTTCCATTCATGCCGAAAGCTACAAGCGTCCTGCATGCTTCCTCGTCTTCGATATCCTCGTATCCGATGATCGCGACATGAAAAATGAGTCTTATCTAAAAAGAAAACAAGAACTTAAACGTATAATCGGAAATTTTGACCTACCCACAAACCCGACGCCACAGGATACACGCCGCATTCAATCGATCCCTACATATAAAGATGCTGAAACGATTCGAGATCAAGCCAAGCTTTATCGCAGCGAGGGGATCGTTGCCAAAACTTCCGCGCATTCTTATACGGAAAAACGCTCGGAAGCCTGGTTAAAAATTAAAACCCCTTACGTGCTTACCTGCTTCATTCTTTCTTATACGCCTGCAAATGGTTATTTTGAAGTGGGGGTTTTTAAAGAGGGAGAGGCTGTCACGCTTGGGCAATGCGCACACGGGTTTTCGAAAACGGAAAAAGAAACGTTGGCCACCATCATAAAAAATAACGGTTCGTGGAATACGAGCCGCCGATTGTATGACATTGAACCCTCCATTGTCGTGACGCTCACGTTTACGACCTACAGCCAAGATTTTCGCGAGCCTCGTTTTCAATCTTTTGCGCTCGACACTCCCGCCGACCAGTGTACTTGGGAAACGTGGGAAAATGCCATGCTGAAATGGCCGAAGCGGGTAACGTTAACACATCCGGACAAACCATTATGGAAGGATCCCAAAATTCTCAAGCGCGAGTTTCTTGGCTTTACTCGAGCGGTCGCCCCTTATGCCCTTCCTCATCTCGCCAAGCGTTTACTGACGGTTGTTCGCTATCCGCACGGCAAATATGGCGAAGCATTTTTCCAAAAACAATGCCCGGAATATGCCCCTGCCTATGTCGAAACCGAAGCCTTTGAAGATACCGATTATGTCGTTTCTAATCACGTGGATACCTTGCTGTGGCTTGCCAACCAACTCGCTATTGAATGGCACATTCCGTTTTCGCTGTCTTCAAGCCGTTACGTAGAGGAAATTGTTCTTGACCTTGATCCGCCCGATACAGAAGCTTTTTCCTTGGCGATCGAAGGCGCGAATGTTTTAAAAAAAATATTCGATCAACTAGGATTAACAAGCTTTGTGAAATTTTCCGGAAATAAAGGGTTGCAAGTGTATCTCCCCCTTCTCAAAAACCGATACACATACGAGGACACGCATCCGTTTACGGAAGCGATCGGTGCTTACTGCCTGCAACAAAGACCAGATTTATTCACCAGGGAACGTCTCAAAAAAAAACGGGGCAGAAAGCTGTATATCGATATTCCCCAGCACGCTTTTGGCAAGACCATCATTGCTCCATATTCGCTTCGAGGAAACGAGGAAGCGCTCGTCGCCTGTCCTTTGTTCTGGGAAGAAGTATCCTCAAGCCTTCATCGGACAGCGTTCACTCTTCACGGCGTCCAACAACGGCTACAGGAGGAAGGTTGCCCCTTCGATCCCTTTATGGACACGCAAAATCAGCTCCCTAATTTCAGGCCCCATTGA
- a CDS encoding YihY/virulence factor BrkB family protein: protein MAKAIVKRMIQSTWEYRLFDIAAQMAYYFLLALFPLLIVLLSILHFLPVGVQDVLELIHPYVPNHLLSFIAANLSDVLNVNRAETLSISTLVTIWMTLMGAFAVIRAVNSAYRFPDPSLSRMILVGFVLVFTLLTAVIVSLLFPVFGEPIGRFVFTILGLEETMHIFWSFIRWGISFLVVGVVLLILYMIVPSQHMSWRDTWPGALFAAVGWQTASLGFSYFNQWNDYTIIYGGLGTIIGLMIWFFLTALMILLGAQLNAVMMDMHRES, encoded by the coding sequence ATGGCTAAAGCGATTGTGAAGCGTATGATTCAATCGACCTGGGAATACAGACTATTTGATATCGCCGCCCAGATGGCCTACTATTTCCTGCTGGCTTTATTCCCTTTACTCATCGTTCTGCTTAGCATTTTGCATTTTTTACCGGTAGGCGTTCAAGATGTCCTTGAATTGATTCACCCTTATGTACCGAACCATTTATTATCATTCATCGCCGCAAATTTAAGTGATGTATTGAATGTCAATCGAGCGGAGACGCTTTCCATCAGCACACTCGTTACCATTTGGATGACGTTAATGGGGGCTTTTGCCGTTATTCGTGCGGTTAACAGCGCTTACCGATTTCCCGATCCGTCCTTATCGCGAATGATTCTCGTTGGGTTCGTGCTCGTCTTCACGTTACTGACGGCAGTCATTGTTTCGTTGTTGTTTCCTGTCTTCGGAGAGCCTATCGGCCGGTTTGTTTTTACCATCCTGGGCCTGGAAGAAACGATGCACATATTCTGGTCTTTTATCCGTTGGGGGATTAGCTTTCTTGTCGTCGGCGTCGTGTTGCTCATTCTTTATATGATCGTACCGAGTCAACACATGAGCTGGCGTGATACGTGGCCGGGGGCCTTATTCGCTGCCGTTGGTTGGCAGACGGCTTCGCTCGGCTTTTCTTATTTTAACCAATGGAATGATTACACCATTATCTATGGAGGACTGGGCACGATCATCGGCCTTATGATCTGGTTTTTTCTAACCGCCTTGATGATTCTTCTCGGAGCACAGCTGAATGCCGTGATGATGGACATGCATCGTGAAAGTTGA
- a CDS encoding Ku protein — protein sequence MHTIWKGSIQFGLVSIPVKLHAATENKSISFRNLHKKCHTPIKYEKVCPVCEETVENEDIVKGHEMNDGRFVIVEDEELKLLKEAKTDKAVEILDFIHIDEIDPVYFNRSYYLGPDEGGTKAYALLRKALSDTRKVGIAKIMIRSKEQLAVLRIRDEVLLMETLHYPDEIRASADVPNVPSSENIEKKELDTAVLLIDQLTANFEPEKYEDEYRKNLLALIESKQSGESVVTPEREKTPDNVTDLMDALQASVDRTKKKSGAKKSKPAKEKTTTKKSS from the coding sequence TTGCATACGATTTGGAAAGGGAGCATTCAGTTTGGATTAGTATCAATTCCTGTCAAATTACACGCGGCAACTGAAAATAAATCGATCTCGTTTCGTAACCTTCATAAGAAGTGTCATACGCCGATTAAATACGAGAAGGTCTGTCCCGTTTGTGAGGAAACGGTGGAAAATGAGGATATCGTCAAGGGGCATGAAATGAACGACGGACGTTTCGTTATCGTTGAAGACGAAGAATTGAAATTGTTAAAAGAAGCAAAAACAGATAAGGCAGTGGAAATACTTGACTTTATTCATATCGATGAAATCGACCCTGTTTATTTTAACCGCAGCTATTATTTGGGACCCGATGAGGGGGGAACGAAGGCGTATGCTCTTTTACGAAAGGCCCTATCCGATACTCGTAAGGTAGGAATCGCCAAGATTATGATTCGTTCCAAGGAACAGTTGGCCGTTTTGCGGATTCGCGATGAGGTGCTGCTTATGGAAACGTTGCATTACCCCGATGAAATTCGTGCAAGCGCCGATGTCCCCAATGTCCCATCGAGCGAAAACATCGAGAAAAAAGAACTCGACACGGCAGTCCTGTTAATCGATCAGTTAACGGCTAACTTTGAGCCGGAAAAATATGAAGATGAATACCGGAAAAACTTACTCGCGCTTATTGAATCGAAACAGAGCGGCGAAAGCGTCGTAACCCCAGAGAGAGAGAAAACGCCGGACAATGTGACAGACTTAATGGATGCGTTGCAAGCATCGGTTGACCGCACGAAAAAGAAATCGGGGGCAAAGAAATCTAAGCCGGCAAAAGAGAAAACGACGACAAAGAAATCGTCTTAA
- a CDS encoding FbpB family small basic protein, with product MRRPFRTSFSDLVDQNKQDLEQDSDMLDYIERRVEDKQLRRLKKRSNQKKALS from the coding sequence ATGCGCAGACCATTTCGTACTTCATTTTCAGATTTAGTGGATCAAAATAAACAGGATCTCGAGCAAGATTCAGACATGCTTGACTATATTGAAAGACGCGTGGAAGATAAACAACTTCGCCGTCTTAAGAAAAGAAGCAATCAGAAAAAGGCGCTCTCCTAA